In Camelina sativa cultivar DH55 chromosome 17, Cs, whole genome shotgun sequence, the genomic stretch TCAGTCTTCTCTCGAAGGGGAGCTTGAGGTAGATGTTGAGATCAAAGCTTCGGCAAAGAAGTTCCACCAAATGCTCGCTGGAACACCACAAGATCTTGCAAAAGCAACTCCTGACAACATCCAGGGATGTGCTGTGCGTGAGGGAGAGTTTGGCAAAGTTGGCAGTATCATTTTCTGGAACTATGCTATTGGTAAAGACAAAAGCTTATTGgcaaaaaaattagagaaaaaagacaaaattttatttatatatacaaataaaattctGAAACAACATATGCACAATATTTGATTGGTTAACCCTTCGTTTTCGGTGCAGATGGGCAGCCAAAGGTGGCGAAGGAGAGGATCGAGGCAGTGGATCAAGAGAAGAATCTGTTAGTGCTCAGGGTAATAGATGGAGATATGATTAAAGGATTCAAGAGATTGTTGATCACTGTCCAGGCAACCCCAAATATAAGAGGACATGGAAGTGTGGTTAAGTGTCACTTAGGCTATGAGAGGATTGACGAGAAGGTGGCTCATCCGGAGGATCTGCTCACACTGTTTGTCAAGGGAGCCAAAGACATTGACAAAATGCTTTTTTCCCAAGTCTAGAGAACTTGCCAGATATccatctatctatctatgtttgtggGTGTATTGTCTCAATAATGTGCTCTCTCTATGAAGAGATTTAGTCTGCAAGTTTTGCAGAGTTTGTGTTATGTACGTTTGAAGTTGTAATGAGTTGCAAACTATAACCACTGTTGCTATAAGTTTCACCTATATGCATGttatgttttaagaaaaaaaaaagcgtcAAACTTTTTTCAAGTACAATATCTAAAAAGTTCGGTAATATCCATCTCACTTTAGGATGAAAAGATTGACGAGAAGGTAGCTCACCCGGTGAATCTGCTCATTGTGTAAACATATTATTGAATCGATTCGCACGACTATAGACTACAAGAATCTTATAGTTGTAATCAACTAGAAGGCCTTAATTCCTTTTATTGCCTAGGGGaccattataattttataaatattccaCGACTTTCCAACTCTCATGTTTAACAGTAATGCTTGCAAATTAAATTTGACGAATAGTTAACAATTAATCTAGGGTCAATTTTATAGCCACTTATTATCAAAGGCGTTGATATTTTTCCAACTCGAAAAACTAACTTATTTTCTCTAAACTTTTCGATGGAGAAACAAACGTACAGCACTGGTAAGTGATTAAATCACTTACTTGTTTTCTCTAAATCTTCCATGAGTCTATAGAGTCGTTCTTTATCCTAGGTTTCGTAAGAATTGTAACTAAGGGTAGGATTAGGAAACTAAGATATATTGAAGGgtctattttaaatatttggtCATAGACCTATATATGCTCATCATATCCATCCTAATCTAGCTGAATTTTTCTCTCATGAGTAAACgattgttatataatataggtATGTATAAATGTCTAATATCATATGTGACATATGAACGACCGATTCATTAGACTAATTAATTCtatatagataaattaaatatttgctGATGACTGTTGTTAATTTAGTGAATAAGATCCATCAACTACTTCCATTTAATCATTCGATAAATTTATCATGGTGGTAGTAGTTGGATATTCAAACCTAATGTGCCACCAGATAACTAgcactattttttttctgttaactTAAACATACTGCGTGCCAAAAAACATTTCGGAAAGCACATCAAATATAGATGGTAGAGATTGTGTGTAATATATCTATAGTATTTTCGTcattatttagttaattatatgcAAGACCTTCACAATACATATTACGCTGTCATTaagttaaatattgttttataatgGTCATTTCTCCTAATTACTCTAATAATATATAccaatatatacttttttcggCATGAATAAAAAGGTTTGTGAGTCATGAATGTTGATGTCATAGGAGGATAGGTGGGATAATAGAAAACTTATTCACTCAAGTGACAATTTAATCTACTGTGAAAAGTCAAATCTTCTCATTTGTCTTGTTTCAGCAGTTGTTCATGAGTCATGATCACCTTTGTCCATAAAAGGGGTCTACTATCTTCTAAGGGAGTCACTCACTATAATTGCAATTCTATAGACCAAAAGAAATAATGGAAGCCGTGAAGGGACCGCCAGAGATCTCTCTGTTCGGGGAGCTTGTGTTGGACGTTGAGATTAGAGCTCCAGCGGGGAAGTTCCACCATATGCTCGCCGGAAGGCCACACCATATGTCGAAAGCCACGCCTAACAATATCCAAGGATGTGATCTTCATGAGGGAGAGTGGGGTAAAGTTGGCACTATCGTCACTTGGAACTACGTTATTGGTAAACCTAATGTGATTAATACACAAAAAAATGtcgttttatatttaaaatacagaaatcttcaataaatttatctttcagaatacaatttttttttttttttgaaacaattttttaactATTGAAATTTCTTAAGAGGCGACACTTAAATTGAAatagtagttaaaaaaaaaaaattggtaaacaTATGTTTCTGCTTAGATGGACAGCCAAAGATGGCCAAGGATAAGATCGAGGCAGTGGAGCCGGAGAAGAATTTGATCACGTTCAGAGTGATAGAAGGTGATCTAATGAATGAGTTCAAGAGTTTCAATCTCACGATCCAGGTGACTCCGAAGCAAGGAGGGCCTGGAAGTGTGGTTAACTGGCACGTGAAATACGAGAAGATTAACGAGAACGTTGCTCACCCGGAGAATATGCTCCcgttcttcgaatcaatgtccAAAGAGATCGACGAGCATCTCTTATCCGAGGAGTAGAGGCTTTTTGTGTGCGTGTCTTGTTGTCTATCTCTAGGgtacagaggaagagaagacaCAACACCTTCTTCGAGCCAAAAACTTATATTCGAagtttatctttcttctttcataaGTTGTACCTTTCTTCTTTCATAAGTTGTACCTTTCTTCTCAGTACTTCTCCTTTAGttacatatgtataaaatatacCTTAAAGCAGTGCTGGATGGATCTAATAGAATATAGGGATGATGGATATGTATGTGACATATATACTAccaaaattatgaatttaatatgAGTTATATACTGAATAAACCACAAGCGATACACAAAACGTTAcgtgtattttttaaaaataaacgtTACGTGACTAAGTGAAACATcacattatttattaattagaaaaattaaaacatcgTCAATATCTTCTTGGTGTTTTTCTTCTTGGGGTCTTTGTATATAACTGATAagtagtgattttttttttgataagtagTGATTTCGATATTAAAAGATTAGTATAGCTGTAGAACTTATGgattaattttatcattttcgAATGAGCTATACGCCTATACCATGGTCCATgctgaaagaaaatattagttCTATAtgctgaaatttcttttatttataaagtaatttatgtgattgtttttaaatgttgttgtaaataaaacattttgagattttgttgctaGTATAATCAAAAATCACGTTTAATCTGCGGAAGagtaattaatttttgagattttgttgcctTGGCTAATTAAATATTCtgtagagatttttttttttggaatatctcTTTTAAGAGGATGTGAAATTGAGATTTAATTAATTGTTACAAtccatataacctatcaaataaataaataattaatcttataactcatattatatagtctaaaaaaaaattatgtacttccattttattatatatgagatGTTATGTTATGACATGAtaacatataaataatacattaaataacacatcatttaaacatattgatCATTTATATATGCAACAAAAATCAATATCGGCGGAGAGTATATTTCGATCTTTTTGGAACCAAATTCCACCTTTTTGCAAATATTAAGACTCAGGTCTCAAATCGCAATGAATTGGTACTGCTATTTCTCAGGAAggtattacaaaaaaattaaagcctAGCATGTCGTTGTTCAAAGGGTGGAAACTCAGCAATAACAATTAAGCAtgctaattttcaaaaaaaaaaaaagattgaaataaataaagcaTGTCATTTTCTATATATcaattgcatcatcataaataTCGTTATAAGGTAGTCGATATCATTCAAGTTTCAGAAAGTGAAAGTGTCCATATTTGTTGAGGTGAAACATAGTCCTTGTTGATTTGATATGTAGAACCATATTACATTTTAGGAAAAGTGGTCACATCGTGGAAGATTAGTTGGGCTAACAACAAATGGCTGCAATCATAAAACTTAAGGCTGATAAAGAAAAACAGCATGGATCGTACGTGTGTTTGATAAGTTTAATTAAGAGTATTCAATTCAGATAAAATAAACTGATCCGATCGAGAAACCAAATAGTTTTCATTCGTTTCaaacagttttatttattataggGATACTCCTAAGAATCCTGAACCAAATCTGAACCAACTTGTatagtaaattttgttttacattgGTTACGAAAATTTGAAACTAAacacgaacaaaaaaaattggaaaatatcAAGCTGAAACTCGGATTGAATcctttaattaaaaagaatttgAGATAATTGTAAAGAGTAGGCGAGTAACTTCTTAACGTCCACCGTCCACGTGAATCTTGAGCTGGTTGAGTTATTAATGAAACGTACGAGGACTCTATTATTAGGTTGAGATGTCATTAGTGATACGATGGGAGAGTGTGTCTACATCAGGGTGAGATGAAACTACTTAAATTTCTTGGGGGGAGTAAGAAGTAATTAATCACtctgtaaataaaaatataaccactctcatttctcttcctctctataAAATGAGCTACCAATTCTAGAGGGATTCATTCACCTTCTTAACACCATCTATAAGTGAACTAGAAAAGCAAAGCACGAGGAGAAAAAAATGGCTGAGCCAGCGACCATTCCAGAGACGAAGGCCGAGGTTAAGGTAGAGACTAAGCCTGAGACTGAGGCTGAGATAAAGGCAGTGACGACTAAGCCAGAGACTGAGGCTGAGACGGAGACAACTAAGCCAGAGAATGAGGCTGAGACTAAGGCAGCATCGATGATTGGAGAGCTTGAGATAGATATTGAGATAAAATCTACTGCGGAGCAGTTCCACCATATGTTTGTCAAAAGACCGCACCATGTTTCCAAAGCCACTGGCTTCATTGGGGGAGTTGAGCTGCACGAGGGAGAGTGGGACAAAGTTGGCAGTATAGTCTCGTGGAACTACATTCATGGTAATGTCAACTTTTTATACGTAAATATAATTCTTCAAAGAAGAAATTTTCATCTTAACGGTTAATCCACATAACACTCTTTTGGGTGTAGATGGAGTGCCAAAAGTAGCAAAGGATAGGATCGAAGcggtggatccagagaagaatCTGATAAAATTCAGGGTCTTAGAGGGAGATGTGATGAAGGACTACAAGACCTTCTTGTTAACAATCCaagtaatacatatatttatatttttttattcgatAGATTTCTCTTGTTGTCTATATTATCTAAGTAAATATTCTGAAATCTCTCAACAGGTAACACCAAAGCAAGCAGGACCTGGAAGTGTGGTTAAGTGGCACATGGAGTATGAGAGGATTGACGAGAAGGTGCCTCATCCTGAGACTTTGCTTCCATTCTTCGAAGCAATGTCCAAAGAGATCGATGAACACCTCTTGTCCACGGAGTAGATCGAGGAATTTCCTTCTGCTTGTTCAAATAAACAATTCAGAGTTACTATCACATATATGTTTTAAGTTATAATCAAGTTGCGATTTTGCAACATGGATATTGTGTGGGCTATGAGCTTCTCTTATAATATGTTGTGTGTATTAAACATATACTactatcacatatatatgttgCAATTTTGTAACATGAATGTTGTGTGGGCTATGAGCTTCTCTTATAATATGTTGTGTGTATTAAACATATTactatcacatatatatgtttaaagtTATAATACTCAAGTTGCAATTTTGCAACATGCATGTTGTGTGGGCTATGAGCTTTCTCTTATAATATGTTGTGCGGCTTACCCTAGTTATTTAGATCAATGTCAAAAGAGTTCAAAGAACACCTCTTGTCTGAGGCAAAAATAGACTCTTACTTTATGTGTGAGCACATATGAAAGTTGTAACATTTTGAGTTAGGTATTAGTATATTGACATCCTCGCCACTGCcttattacaataaaaaaacaattcaagaaACTTGCTCTTTACATGTCTCTTTCAAAGATCGCTTCAACAAGGAACATTAATCCACTCGATTTGAATATCAACCGCGCCGCTTTCTACATTTCTCAGCTTGAGAATCATATCTTGTACAATCTTTCCATTACTGATGATGATTCTGCTCTCTTCAGCCAAGCAGTTGTCTCCACTCGGATTCACTCTACGGATCTCGGTTCCATCAGAGACGTCTTGAACATCAGTTCCTTGAGCCTCAAAAAAAGGCTTGATGTCTATCTCCGCATCTCCCATCGTGTCATGCGAGGTGAACGTATCCTTATCATACACTTCCTACAAGGAAACATAACAGAAAACAATCAGAAACATAATCACTTCACCAAAACCtcaaataaacaaaagcaaaatacTCCTTCTTTAAGATCAAGAATCCTAACaacaaattaactaaataagcatatatatttaatttcaagaaaattaaGAACTAAACTCACGAGATTCACATGTTGATTAGGATCATTGATTCCAAGCGTCAATTCATCGTTCCACTCAGGGTTGCAGCTATTTTCCACACCACGAGTCTTNNNNNNNNNNNNNNNNNNNNNNNNNNNNNNNNNNNNNNNNNNNNNNNNNNNNNNNNNNNNNNNNNNNNNNNNNNNNNNCTACAAGGAAACATAACAGAAAACAATCAGAAACATAATCTCTTCACCAAAAcctcaaataaacaaaaacaaaagactccTTTAAGATCAAGAATCCTAACAACAAATGAACTaaagaagcatatatatatttcaagaaGATTAAGAACTAAACTCACGAGATTCACATGTTGATTAGGATCATTGATTCCAAGCGTCAATTCATCGTTCCACTCAGGGTTGCAGCTATTTTCCACACCACGAGTCTTCAGTTTCTGAAGCAAATTGGttgaattcataaaaaaaagtcTCCATTACCATCACAAACAGAGTACATTCCCAAATCTTCTTAAGGttccatttttagaaattgTAATCTACAGAGTATAAATGGGCTAATCGATCTTATCTTAGATGAATCAAAACACGATCTCtacatccaaaacaaaaaaaaacagagaacataAGAGATACCTGAGAACCCATGGTTATGACGACGAAAGGGTCGCTAGTATTAGAGTCACGACTAACAAGATTAATCCCTCTTCTCAGTCTGATTCTAAGAAGTCCAATCAGATTTTCCATGTCTCCTCCGACAAATTCACTTGCCTCTTTGTCTTGTGTCTGGTACTTTGATTATCAGAAGAGAACGATCGAGTTGCACAAGAATAGTTCAACAGAATgaatgatgtttttgtttaatatcttttaaaaagtCTCTTGGCTTTTTGTTTACGTAAGCATCTTCTGGAGAATCCTTTTTATGCTTTGGATTTATCAAAGCAAGACATGCCAACACTTGTACGGTAAGACTTGTGATGTTTTTTACAATAGGCCAAGCGGTAATTTTTATGACAAATTAGATTCGTGCAtgtcatataatattataaaaatcagAGTTATTATGAACACTATTACTTCTTTAAGTATAGTCccgtataaaatatatagatgtcAAGGATTGATCACCTCGTGTCATTCtgaagataaataaatgaaatatacaAGAAATCATTTTACTAGACCACCCAATGATTTTATGACATAAATACATTTAGATCTAGACAAAGCAAATTCAATTGTATATATTGTTTATCAAAATCTATCTTATAGTAATTACT encodes the following:
- the LOC104756675 gene encoding MLP-like protein 31, with translation MAQATRQSSLEGELEVDVEIKASAKKFHQMLAGTPQDLAKATPDNIQGCAVREGEFGKVGSIIFWNYAIDGQPKVAKERIEAVDQEKNLLVLRVIDGDMIKGFKRLLITVQATPNIRGHGSVVKCHLGYERIDEKVAHPEDLLTLFVKGAKDIDKMLFSQV
- the LOC104756678 gene encoding protein C2-DOMAIN ABA-RELATED 8 isoform X2; the protein is MENLIGLLRIRLRRGINLVSRDSNTSDPFVVITMGSQKLKTRGVENSCNPEWNDELTLGINDPNQHVNLEVYDKDTFTSHDTMGDAEIDIKPFFEAQGTDVQDVSDGTEIRRVNPSGDNCLAEESRIIISNGKIVQDMILKLRNVESGAVDIQIEWINVPC
- the LOC104756678 gene encoding protein C2-DOMAIN ABA-RELATED 8 isoform X1, whose translation is MENLIGLLRIRLRRGINLVSRDSNTSDPFVVITMGSQKLKTRGVENSCNPEWNDELTLGINDPNQHVNLEVYDKDTFTSHDTMGDAEIDIKPFFEAQGTDVQDVSDGTEIRRVNPSGDNCLAEESRIIISNGKIVQDMILKLRNVESGAVDIQIEWINVPC